The Methylobacterium currus genome contains a region encoding:
- a CDS encoding MotE family protein — MSRILVTALLLALAGPALAAGDGHGGAASDPAKDAALRAIAARDAPKEPTAQDFVAKDVKDPGRTGYCATIADAAADARFAWQKEQLAALEKQVEERIRRLEEKRAEYEAVVQRRKEFLAKADESVVAVYAKMKADAAALQLANMPEDNAAAILVKLNARAASAVLAEMEASRAAALARRMAEAGRRKDNERS, encoded by the coding sequence ATGAGCCGGATCCTCGTGACAGCCCTCCTGCTGGCGCTCGCCGGCCCGGCGCTGGCCGCCGGCGACGGCCATGGCGGGGCGGCGAGCGATCCGGCCAAGGACGCGGCTTTGCGCGCCATCGCCGCCCGGGACGCCCCGAAGGAGCCGACCGCCCAGGATTTCGTCGCCAAGGACGTGAAGGACCCGGGCAGGACCGGCTACTGCGCCACCATCGCGGATGCGGCGGCCGATGCCCGCTTCGCCTGGCAGAAGGAGCAGCTCGCCGCGCTCGAGAAGCAGGTCGAGGAGCGCATCCGCCGCCTCGAGGAGAAGCGCGCCGAGTACGAGGCGGTGGTCCAGCGCCGCAAGGAGTTCCTGGCCAAGGCCGACGAGAGCGTGGTGGCGGTCTACGCCAAGATGAAGGCCGACGCCGCGGCGCTCCAGCTCGCCAACATGCCCGAGGACAACGCCGCGGCGATCCTGGTGAAGCTCAATGCCCGGGCGGCGAGCGCGGTGCTCGCCGAGATGGAAGCCTCCCGCGCCGCGGCCCTGGCCCGCCGCATGGCCGAGGCCGGCCGCCGCAAGGACAACGAGAGATCGTGA
- the flgI gene encoding flagellar basal body P-ring protein FlgI gives MMRAAFRIALALVVALVVASAPAVPARAAAPVIASGGYTRIKDIASLKGVRDNQIVGYGLVTGLQGTGDTLRNAQFTEQALQSMLDRMGINVRDARLRTRNVAAVMVTADLPPYVGAGSRIDVTVTSLGDATSLRGGTLLMTPLSGGDGNVYAAAQGPLAVSGFSAQGQAEQLTQGVPTAGRIPNGALIEREVPGAFRDLPELIFELKNPDFKTATMIADAINAYAVGRFRHRIASPRDQRSVVLQRPRDMILPRLVAEIGDLTIQPDVPARVVVDQRTGTVVIGRNVQISTVAVTHGNLTVRVTETPEVSQPAPFSNGQTTVVPRTEVAAREEQGKLAVLGGSDLQTLVRGLNQVGLKPTDIIAILQAVKTAGALQAELVVQ, from the coding sequence ATGATGCGCGCCGCCTTCCGCATCGCGCTCGCCCTGGTCGTCGCCTTGGTCGTCGCCTCGGCACCGGCCGTCCCGGCGCGCGCCGCCGCGCCGGTGATCGCCAGCGGCGGCTATACCCGGATCAAGGACATCGCGAGCCTCAAGGGCGTGCGCGACAACCAGATCGTCGGCTATGGCCTCGTCACCGGCCTCCAGGGCACCGGCGACACCCTGCGCAACGCCCAGTTCACCGAGCAGGCGCTGCAATCGATGCTCGACCGGATGGGCATCAACGTGCGCGACGCGCGCCTGCGCACCCGCAACGTCGCCGCCGTGATGGTGACCGCCGACCTGCCGCCTTACGTAGGCGCCGGTTCGCGCATCGACGTGACGGTCACCTCGCTGGGCGACGCGACCTCCCTGCGCGGCGGCACCCTCCTGATGACGCCCCTGTCGGGCGGCGACGGCAACGTCTACGCCGCCGCGCAGGGGCCGCTGGCGGTCTCGGGCTTCTCCGCCCAGGGCCAGGCCGAGCAGCTGACGCAGGGCGTGCCGACCGCCGGCCGCATCCCCAACGGCGCGCTGATCGAGCGCGAGGTGCCGGGCGCGTTCCGCGACCTGCCCGAGCTGATCTTCGAGCTGAAGAATCCCGACTTCAAGACCGCCACGATGATCGCCGACGCGATCAATGCCTACGCGGTCGGCCGCTTCCGCCACCGCATCGCCAGCCCGCGCGACCAGCGCTCGGTGGTGCTCCAGCGCCCCCGCGACATGATCCTGCCCCGCCTCGTCGCCGAGATCGGCGACCTGACGATCCAGCCCGACGTGCCGGCCCGGGTCGTGGTCGACCAGCGCACCGGCACGGTGGTGATCGGCCGCAACGTGCAGATCTCCACGGTGGCGGTCACCCACGGCAACCTCACGGTGCGGGTCACCGAGACGCCGGAAGTGTCGCAGCCCGCGCCGTTCTCCAACGGCCAGACCACGGTGGTGCCGCGCACCGAGGTGGCGGCCCGCGAGGAGCAGGGCAAGCTCGCGGTGCTCGGCGGCTCCGACCTGCAGACCCTGGTGCGCGGGCTCAACCAGGTAGGCCTGAAGCCCACCGACATCATCGCGATCCTCCAGGCGGTGAAGACCGCCGGTGCCCTCCAGGCGGAGCTCGTCGTCCAATGA